A window from Planococcus maritimus encodes these proteins:
- a CDS encoding gamma-glutamyl-gamma-aminobutyrate hydrolase family protein — protein sequence MRPIIGITASKELGKDEYNVELADTEAVVRAGGLPIMLPYIEGQEELEELAEHIDGLFLAGGWDIDPTLFGEEPHPGLGAIIPSRDRFELELLEKVLAKNKPVLAICRGAQILNIAAGGDMYQDTPSQLSGNLLQHQQRAPREHGSHFVEVKAGSLLHRLTDSLKLKVNSRHHQSNRHVPDHYLVSGIASDGVIEAIESKAHGFALGLQWHPENMARAGDTASLRIFEGFVRACTEEGDE from the coding sequence ATGAGACCGATTATCGGCATTACCGCATCGAAAGAATTAGGGAAAGACGAGTATAATGTAGAGCTTGCGGATACAGAGGCTGTTGTGCGTGCGGGTGGCTTGCCGATCATGTTGCCGTATATTGAAGGGCAGGAAGAACTGGAAGAACTCGCCGAGCACATCGATGGCTTGTTCCTGGCGGGCGGCTGGGATATTGACCCGACTTTATTCGGTGAAGAACCGCATCCAGGTCTTGGCGCCATCATCCCATCACGCGACCGATTTGAACTGGAGTTGCTGGAAAAAGTATTGGCAAAAAACAAGCCGGTGTTGGCGATTTGCCGAGGCGCGCAAATTTTGAATATCGCAGCGGGCGGAGATATGTATCAGGATACGCCATCTCAACTGTCTGGTAACTTGCTGCAACACCAGCAGCGGGCACCAAGAGAGCACGGCTCTCATTTCGTCGAGGTTAAGGCCGGTTCGTTATTGCACCGGCTAACGGATTCTCTGAAGCTCAAGGTCAATAGCCGCCACCATCAATCGAACCGCCACGTACCAGATCATTATCTTGTGTCCGGAATCGCGAGTGATGGAGTCATAGAAGCAATTGAAAGCAAAGCGCATGGTTTCGCACTTGGGTTGCAATGGCATCCAGAAAATATGGCGCGTGCAGGAGACACAGCATCTCTGCGCATTTTTGAAGGTTTTGTGCGTGCTTGTACGGAAGAAGGGGATGAGTAG
- the dacB gene encoding D-alanyl-D-alanine carboxypeptidase/D-alanyl-D-alanine-endopeptidase, with translation MVKMKRNRWRTAGLFLVAGALAASPLKMGSDVKMAGADGDYAGLTAQVNDILQDESLEGALAGVSIRKADSGERIYDHFGDIRLKPASNMKLFTLAAALETLGEDHRFSTEIHTDGKLKGKMLQGNLYLKGKGDPTLLEEDFERFAKELKAQGIHKVKGDLIGDDSWFDDERLSEDMTWKNEVYYVGAQVSALTASPNTDYDAGSIIVEANAGIAAGAAVKVSLTPETDYMTITNKAQTVAAGEPKTLRITRDHGTNEIIVEGNIPEQGTRTREWIAVDEPSGYALSLFEKTLGNEGIELIGNSETKMGITPEGSDMLLEHQSMTLTELSIPFMKLSNNGHGEALAKQMGRVVNGDGSWESGLAVMEATAEKLGVDTSTIHLRDASGMSHVNLIPANEISQLLAGAQDAPWFATFLDSLPIAGASERLVGGTLRYRMKGTAAEGSVQAKTGSLSSVSSLAGYATTRDGERLIFAIILNNDLTNVTPVENAIAEAIAGYRAE, from the coding sequence ATGGTGAAGATGAAACGGAACCGATGGAGAACAGCAGGGTTGTTCCTAGTAGCAGGGGCTTTGGCGGCATCGCCATTGAAAATGGGGAGTGATGTAAAGATGGCAGGGGCAGACGGGGATTATGCAGGATTGACAGCACAAGTGAACGACATTCTCCAAGATGAAAGTTTGGAGGGTGCGCTGGCTGGCGTCAGCATCCGAAAAGCGGACAGCGGAGAACGAATCTACGATCATTTCGGCGACATCCGCTTGAAGCCAGCTTCTAATATGAAGCTGTTTACTTTGGCAGCAGCACTTGAAACTTTAGGAGAAGATCACCGATTTTCGACAGAAATCCATACAGATGGAAAACTGAAGGGCAAAATGCTGCAAGGCAATCTTTACTTGAAAGGCAAAGGCGACCCCACATTGCTTGAGGAAGATTTTGAACGCTTTGCGAAAGAACTGAAAGCACAAGGTATACATAAGGTAAAAGGCGATTTGATCGGTGACGATAGCTGGTTTGACGATGAGCGCTTATCAGAAGACATGACCTGGAAAAACGAAGTATATTATGTCGGAGCACAAGTATCCGCGTTGACTGCTTCGCCGAACACTGATTACGACGCGGGATCGATCATTGTAGAAGCGAATGCTGGCATAGCAGCAGGAGCGGCGGTAAAGGTCAGCTTAACTCCGGAAACAGACTACATGACCATCACCAATAAAGCCCAAACGGTAGCTGCCGGGGAACCGAAAACGCTTCGCATCACTCGAGATCACGGCACAAATGAAATCATCGTCGAAGGCAATATCCCAGAACAGGGGACACGGACCCGTGAGTGGATAGCTGTCGACGAACCATCCGGCTATGCACTCAGCCTGTTCGAAAAAACGCTGGGCAATGAAGGCATCGAGCTGATCGGCAATTCCGAAACAAAAATGGGCATCACCCCTGAAGGCAGCGATATGCTATTGGAACATCAATCGATGACACTTACAGAACTATCAATTCCCTTTATGAAACTCAGCAATAACGGTCACGGCGAAGCGTTAGCGAAACAAATGGGCCGTGTGGTGAACGGAGATGGTAGCTGGGAGTCAGGACTTGCAGTGATGGAGGCAACGGCTGAAAAGCTGGGGGTCGATACAAGCACGATTCATCTGCGTGACGCATCCGGCATGTCTCATGTCAATTTAATTCCAGCGAATGAGATTTCACAGCTATTGGCAGGAGCACAGGACGCACCCTGGTTTGCTACTTTTCTCGACTCTTTGCCGATCGCAGGGGCTTCGGAACGACTGGTCGGCGGGACGTTGCGCTACCGCATGAAAGGGACCGCGGCAGAAGGCAGTGTCCAGGCGAAAACGGGAAGCTTGTCCTCGGTCTCATCTCTTGCAGGATATGCAACGACACGAGACGGAGAACGGCTGATCTTTGCCATCATCCTAAACAACGATCTCACCAATGTAACGCCTGTGGAAAATGCGATTGCTGAAGCGATTGCTGGATACCGGGCCGAGTAA
- the rbsB gene encoding ribose ABC transporter substrate-binding protein RbsB, which produces MKKMLLMFVLLAMMVLAACSMEAPGSDSEDTTGGEEASGDYTIGFSISTLNNPFFVTLSEGAEAKASELGASLSVVDAQDDASKQASDVEDLIQQGVDMILINPVDSEAVASAVESANNANIPVITVDRSAEGGEVVSHIASDNVAGGEMAGEYLLSLVGDNAQVAELEGVPGSSAARERGEGFNKVATESLDVVAKQTANFNRAEGLSVMENILQANPDVTGVFAHNDEMALGALEAIEAAGKDVAVVGFDATNDAVAAVEEGRLDGTIAQKPELIGEMAVETAVQHLDGEEVEASIPVELELIQP; this is translated from the coding sequence ATGAAGAAAATGCTATTGATGTTCGTCCTTTTGGCAATGATGGTTTTGGCTGCGTGTTCGATGGAAGCACCAGGTTCGGATTCAGAAGATACAACAGGCGGCGAAGAAGCGAGTGGCGATTACACAATCGGCTTCTCAATCTCGACATTGAACAACCCGTTCTTCGTCACTTTGAGCGAAGGCGCAGAAGCTAAAGCTTCTGAACTGGGCGCAAGTTTATCGGTAGTCGATGCGCAAGACGATGCATCGAAACAGGCGAGTGATGTAGAGGACTTGATCCAGCAAGGCGTAGACATGATTCTGATCAACCCAGTTGACTCGGAAGCGGTAGCTTCTGCAGTGGAATCTGCAAACAATGCCAATATCCCAGTGATCACTGTTGACCGCAGCGCAGAAGGCGGAGAAGTGGTTTCCCACATCGCTTCGGATAACGTAGCGGGTGGCGAAATGGCCGGTGAATACTTGCTATCACTTGTTGGCGACAATGCACAAGTCGCGGAACTTGAAGGAGTGCCAGGATCTTCTGCAGCACGCGAGCGCGGAGAAGGATTCAACAAAGTTGCAACAGAGAGCTTGGACGTTGTAGCGAAGCAAACGGCGAACTTCAACCGTGCAGAAGGCTTGTCGGTCATGGAAAACATCCTGCAAGCTAACCCTGATGTAACGGGAGTGTTTGCGCACAACGATGAAATGGCCCTTGGCGCGCTTGAAGCAATTGAAGCTGCAGGTAAAGATGTTGCGGTTGTTGGATTTGACGCCACAAACGATGCGGTTGCTGCAGTTGAAGAAGGCCGCCTGGACGGAACTATTGCCCAAAAACCCGAATTGATCGGTGAAATGGCAGTCGAAACAGCGGTCCAGCACTTGGACGGCGAAGAAGTCGAAGCATCGATTCCAGTAGAATTGGAATTGATCCAGCCTTAA
- a CDS encoding ABC transporter permease subunit, with product MKLKSANTSLFQKIAPFIGLILIIIIITAINPSFLSMSNILNVLRQVSINALIAFGMTFVILTGGIDLSVGSILALTGAVTAGMMASGVDPILAMLLGLFLGAVLGAINGVIIAKGKVAPFIATLATMTIYRGLTLVYTEGRPISGLGDSMAFQMLGKGYFLGIPIPVVTMLVSFGILYFILKKTTFGRRVYAVGGNEEASVLSGINADRIKIYVYSLVGALAALASLILTSRLNSAQPTAGQMFELDAIAAVVLGGTSLTGGRGWIVGTLIGALIIGVLNNGLNLIGVSSFFQQVVKGAVILLAVLLDRKKTT from the coding sequence TTGAAGCTGAAATCCGCTAATACAAGCTTGTTCCAAAAAATCGCACCGTTTATCGGGTTGATTTTGATCATTATCATCATTACCGCAATAAATCCGAGTTTTCTATCCATGAGCAATATCTTGAACGTCCTCCGGCAAGTGTCGATCAATGCCTTGATCGCCTTCGGCATGACCTTCGTCATCTTGACCGGTGGGATCGACTTGTCGGTTGGATCGATTTTGGCGCTGACGGGGGCTGTAACGGCCGGCATGATGGCTTCAGGGGTTGACCCAATCCTTGCGATGCTCTTGGGTTTGTTCCTTGGGGCAGTTCTTGGCGCTATCAACGGTGTCATCATTGCGAAAGGCAAAGTGGCACCATTTATTGCAACGCTCGCGACAATGACCATTTATCGGGGATTGACGCTCGTCTACACAGAAGGCCGCCCGATTTCTGGGCTTGGTGACAGCATGGCTTTCCAAATGCTTGGAAAAGGTTATTTCCTTGGCATTCCGATTCCGGTTGTCACGATGCTTGTCAGTTTCGGAATTTTATATTTCATTTTGAAGAAAACGACATTTGGCCGACGTGTTTACGCAGTCGGTGGCAACGAAGAAGCTTCCGTATTGTCCGGTATCAATGCTGACCGTATTAAGATTTACGTATATTCCTTAGTCGGGGCGCTGGCTGCACTGGCTTCACTGATCTTGACTTCACGTTTGAATTCAGCTCAGCCGACAGCGGGGCAGATGTTTGAACTCGATGCCATCGCAGCCGTCGTACTCGGCGGAACAAGTTTAACTGGCGGCCGTGGCTGGATCGTCGGCACATTGATCGGAGCTTTGATCATCGGTGTCTTGAACAATGGCTTGAATTTAATTGGGGTTTCCTCCTTCTTCCAGCAAGTGGTGAAGGGTGCCGTTATATTGCTTGCAGTACTGCTAGACCGTAAAAAAACAACATAA
- a CDS encoding sugar ABC transporter ATP-binding protein — protein sequence MINMTDICKSFSGNAVLKNVHFSLQKGEIHALMGENGAGKSTLMKIMSGIYTRDSGTVEVKGEQVQFTSPKQAEAKGIAVIHQELNILPHLSIADNLFLGREETVGRTGILKTKEMERKTKKILGDLGLDIDPSLPASTLSVGQQQLVEIGKALSMEAEMIIMDEPTAALTDREIETLFVTIRELQKRSVSFVYISHRMEEIFSLCDRITILRDGEFVGERKISETSFEEIVQLMVGRELGDRFPERSSALGEVKLAVKGLSRKGCFEDVSFDIHKGEIVSIAGLMGAGRTEVAQSLFGYKKADSGTVELDGKLVKIDNPQKAKELGIGYVTEDRKTEGLIVDFTIEENISMANFNSISKKGLLSKDKERGLYDRMVKRLGIRTAGPNQAAKSLSGGNQQKVVIAKWLGIEPDVLILDEPTRGVDVGAKKEIYSIINELAARGVAILMISSELPEVIGMADRVLVMHEGKLTADVPKQEMTQETIMHYATGGGKLEAEIR from the coding sequence ATGATCAATATGACCGATATTTGTAAATCATTCAGCGGCAATGCCGTCTTGAAAAACGTCCATTTCTCACTGCAAAAAGGTGAAATTCATGCCTTGATGGGTGAGAACGGCGCCGGTAAATCGACCTTGATGAAAATCATGTCCGGCATCTATACACGAGACTCAGGAACAGTAGAAGTGAAAGGCGAGCAAGTCCAATTTACTTCACCGAAGCAAGCGGAAGCGAAAGGCATCGCCGTTATCCACCAGGAATTGAATATCCTGCCGCATTTGTCGATAGCGGATAACCTGTTTCTCGGCCGCGAAGAAACGGTCGGGCGTACAGGGATTTTGAAGACAAAAGAGATGGAACGCAAAACGAAAAAAATCTTAGGGGATTTAGGACTCGATATCGACCCATCCCTTCCAGCGAGTACGTTGTCAGTAGGCCAGCAACAATTAGTGGAAATCGGTAAGGCTTTGTCGATGGAAGCGGAAATGATCATTATGGATGAACCGACCGCGGCGTTGACGGACCGGGAAATTGAAACTTTATTCGTGACGATTCGCGAGCTGCAAAAGCGCAGCGTATCTTTCGTCTACATCTCCCACCGCATGGAAGAAATTTTTTCACTTTGTGACCGCATCACCATCTTGCGGGACGGCGAATTTGTCGGCGAACGCAAGATCAGCGAAACGAGCTTCGAAGAAATTGTCCAGTTGATGGTTGGCCGTGAACTCGGCGATCGTTTCCCGGAACGCAGCTCGGCGCTCGGAGAAGTGAAATTAGCGGTTAAAGGCTTGTCTCGCAAAGGATGCTTTGAAGACGTCTCCTTTGATATTCACAAAGGAGAAATTGTCTCAATTGCTGGTTTGATGGGGGCAGGGCGCACAGAAGTAGCGCAGTCTTTATTTGGTTACAAGAAAGCGGATTCAGGAACGGTGGAACTTGATGGCAAGCTCGTGAAGATCGACAATCCTCAAAAAGCGAAAGAACTTGGCATCGGCTATGTGACAGAAGACCGCAAAACCGAAGGCCTGATTGTTGATTTCACTATAGAAGAAAATATCAGCATGGCAAACTTTAACTCTATTTCAAAAAAGGGCTTGTTGTCAAAAGACAAAGAACGCGGCCTTTACGACCGGATGGTGAAACGTCTGGGCATCCGGACAGCAGGACCTAATCAGGCAGCAAAATCACTAAGCGGCGGCAACCAGCAAAAAGTCGTTATCGCGAAGTGGCTTGGCATCGAACCAGATGTGCTCATACTCGATGAGCCAACGCGCGGAGTTGATGTCGGCGCCAAAAAAGAAATTTATTCGATTATTAATGAATTGGCAGCTCGTGGCGTTGCCATCTTGATGATTTCATCCGAACTGCCAGAAGTAATCGGTATGGCTGACCGCGTACTGGTCATGCACGAAGGCAAATTAACGGCAGATGTGCCAAAACAGGAAATGACGCAAGAAACGATTATGCATTACGCAACAGGAGGTGGGAAACTTGAAGCTGAAATCCGCTAA
- the rbsD gene encoding D-ribose pyranase encodes MKKQGIINRDIAGHLAKFGHTDLLVIADCGLPVPEHVPCVDLSYRIGEPSFQTVLDAVLEDFEAEAAYIAQEISDHNKDLEADMQEQLDCRYISHEELKAMSHNAKLIIRTGEASPYANVILQSGVIF; translated from the coding sequence ATGAAAAAACAAGGCATAATCAATCGCGATATTGCCGGGCACTTGGCAAAATTCGGTCATACGGACTTGCTTGTCATTGCAGATTGCGGGTTGCCGGTGCCGGAGCATGTGCCATGCGTCGATCTTTCGTACCGCATTGGAGAGCCGTCTTTTCAAACGGTGCTGGATGCCGTGCTTGAAGACTTTGAAGCAGAAGCGGCCTATATTGCCCAAGAAATAAGCGACCACAATAAAGACTTGGAAGCTGACATGCAAGAGCAACTGGATTGCCGATACATAAGCCACGAAGAACTAAAGGCGATGAGCCATAACGCCAAACTGATCATCCGCACGGGGGAAGCAAGCCCTTATGCGAATGTCATTCTTCAGTCGGGCGTCATCTTTTAA
- the rbsK gene encoding ribokinase yields the protein MITVIGSINMDLVVGTDRFPKQGETVLGNLYTTVPGGKGANQAVAAARLGDQVHMVGAVGNDAFGIQLLDGLEKEQIDTRGVKKTDGVSGIANILLSEGDNRIIVVPGANHELANADIDAQKATIKKSSMVILQLELPISVVEYTLQVAKELGVPAILNPAPAAGFTEAMKQADFLTPNETEAEELFGTNWELELERYPNRMVVTLGKNGARYFDGDKHVTVEGFPTTAIDTTGAGDTFNGALAVALSEGSDFKEAVRFANAAASLSVEKFGAQGGMPNRQEVVSRMEAVQ from the coding sequence ATGATTACAGTAATAGGGAGCATCAATATGGATCTTGTGGTCGGGACGGACCGATTCCCGAAGCAAGGCGAAACGGTGTTAGGTAATTTATATACGACAGTCCCTGGCGGAAAAGGCGCCAACCAGGCAGTCGCCGCAGCAAGGCTTGGTGATCAAGTCCACATGGTCGGCGCAGTCGGCAACGATGCATTCGGAATTCAGCTTCTTGATGGCTTGGAAAAAGAACAAATCGATACACGAGGCGTAAAAAAAACCGATGGGGTGAGCGGCATCGCCAATATCCTGCTATCGGAAGGCGATAATCGAATCATCGTCGTACCAGGCGCTAATCATGAGTTGGCGAATGCCGACATCGATGCCCAAAAAGCTACGATAAAAAAGAGTTCGATGGTCATTTTGCAATTGGAGTTGCCGATTTCGGTAGTGGAATACACATTGCAAGTCGCTAAGGAGCTCGGCGTTCCGGCTATCTTGAATCCAGCACCAGCCGCCGGATTCACTGAAGCGATGAAACAGGCAGACTTTTTAACACCGAATGAAACCGAAGCTGAAGAGTTGTTCGGCACGAACTGGGAACTGGAGCTGGAACGCTATCCAAACCGCATGGTTGTGACACTCGGCAAAAATGGGGCACGCTATTTTGACGGCGATAAACACGTCACGGTCGAAGGGTTTCCGACAACGGCAATCGATACGACAGGTGCTGGAGATACATTTAACGGTGCATTGGCAGTGGCATTATCAGAGGGCAGCGATTTCAAAGAAGCCGTACGTTTCGCCAACGCCGCAGCCTCTTTATCAGTAGAAAAATTCGGCGCACAAGGCGGCATGCCGAACCGCCAGGAAGTCGTTTCCCGGATGGAGGCAGTACAATGA
- a CDS encoding LacI family DNA-binding transcriptional regulator, which yields MTTIRDVAKKAGVSVATVSRFMNGSGYVSADAAKAVTEAVEELEYELNPVARSLNTKRSNLIGLILPDITNPFFPELARAVEDVALSYGYTVILCNSDEDPKKEKNYIETLKKKYIAGFIVTSNQLDAPHYANTKLPIVALDREINEKIPVVSSNNKEGAMLGTNALLERGCQNILFLRGPEALNPANDRYAGFMEAIEKAGVDYRVVTCPFHYADSQKIVQQELQSDPAIDGIFASSDVSAAGALKAAVLLGRNVPDDLQIVGFDGIAMGEMLSPGLSTVAQDVYKMGAIATRVLIKRIENKPVEESFYEIPVKLVLRGTTRSVE from the coding sequence ATGACAACGATCAGAGATGTAGCGAAAAAAGCAGGCGTTTCCGTTGCGACGGTTTCACGTTTTATGAATGGCAGCGGCTATGTCAGTGCTGATGCTGCCAAGGCGGTGACAGAAGCGGTCGAGGAATTGGAATATGAATTGAATCCGGTGGCCCGTTCTTTGAACACGAAACGTTCCAATTTGATTGGGCTCATTTTGCCGGATATCACGAACCCTTTCTTTCCGGAACTCGCGCGTGCTGTGGAAGATGTAGCATTGAGCTACGGTTACACGGTAATTTTATGCAACTCTGATGAAGATCCCAAAAAAGAGAAAAATTATATCGAAACCTTAAAGAAAAAATACATTGCAGGTTTCATTGTCACCTCCAATCAGCTGGACGCTCCGCATTATGCCAATACGAAGCTTCCGATTGTGGCATTGGACCGGGAGATCAATGAAAAGATCCCAGTTGTCTCATCGAATAACAAAGAAGGCGCAATGCTTGGGACGAATGCGCTACTCGAGCGTGGCTGTCAAAACATCTTGTTCCTGAGAGGGCCGGAAGCGCTGAATCCCGCGAATGACCGCTATGCCGGATTTATGGAAGCAATCGAAAAAGCGGGTGTCGATTACCGAGTTGTCACTTGCCCGTTCCATTATGCCGATTCGCAAAAAATTGTCCAACAAGAATTACAGAGCGATCCGGCGATCGACGGTATTTTCGCTTCAAGTGACGTATCGGCAGCCGGTGCTCTGAAAGCGGCGGTCCTGCTCGGCAGAAACGTGCCGGATGATTTGCAGATTGTCGGCTTTGATGGCATTGCAATGGGTGAAATGCTGTCGCCAGGGCTTTCGACGGTCGCGCAGGATGTCTACAAAATGGGCGCCATTGCAACACGCGTTTTGATCAAGCGAATCGAGAACAAACCGGTAGAGGAAAGCTTCTACGAGATACCGGTCAAGCTCGTCTTACGCGGTACAACAAGGAGTGTGGAATGA
- a CDS encoding MBL fold metallo-hydrolase: MLLRYFYDEKLAHASYVVGCQKTGEAVVVDPMRDVAAYEELAEKENLTIVGALETHIHADFVSGSRELNDRFGTKLYISDEGDADWKYQNLDEISHQLVKDGDQFMIGNLVFDVMHTPGHTPESISFLLTDKGGAADKPMGIFTGDFVFVGDVGRPDLLEKAAGVQGTSEAGASQMYKSLERFKALADYLQVWPAHGAGSACGKSLGAVPSTTVGYEKAFNWAMQFDDEAAFKKALLEGQPEPPYYFAVMKSVNKVGPQLIKDLPEPKEIASATAIEALLAEGKQVLDMRPADAYSKGHIQGTINIPFNKSFANWAGWIVDYDKPLYVLLDTAKLDEALTALRSVGIDEVYGFAEAENIVSQAENLASYDNVSPIEAQEMAEKGQAYVLDVRNQTEFDEGHIDNARHIMVGTLKNRLDEIDTDKTIIVQCQAGARSAIAASVLKANGIDNLVNMTGGYNKWQQDVAAVKQ; the protein is encoded by the coding sequence ATGTTATTACGATATTTCTATGACGAAAAATTAGCTCACGCATCTTATGTGGTAGGGTGCCAGAAAACAGGCGAAGCCGTAGTCGTTGACCCGATGCGCGATGTTGCAGCCTACGAAGAACTGGCGGAAAAAGAGAATTTGACTATTGTCGGCGCACTTGAGACGCATATCCATGCTGACTTTGTATCCGGTTCACGTGAACTGAATGATCGTTTCGGCACGAAGCTTTATATTTCGGATGAAGGCGATGCCGATTGGAAATATCAGAACCTGGATGAAATCAGCCATCAATTAGTAAAAGACGGCGACCAGTTTATGATTGGCAATCTAGTTTTCGACGTGATGCATACGCCAGGCCATACCCCGGAGAGCATTTCCTTCCTGCTGACGGATAAAGGTGGCGCTGCGGACAAACCAATGGGCATTTTTACAGGTGACTTCGTCTTTGTCGGTGATGTCGGGCGCCCGGACTTGCTCGAAAAAGCAGCAGGTGTTCAAGGTACTTCTGAAGCAGGTGCAAGCCAGATGTACAAATCACTCGAACGCTTTAAGGCGCTTGCGGATTATCTGCAAGTTTGGCCAGCGCATGGTGCCGGTTCCGCTTGCGGTAAATCACTTGGCGCAGTTCCATCGACAACGGTCGGTTATGAAAAAGCCTTTAACTGGGCGATGCAGTTTGACGATGAAGCTGCCTTCAAGAAGGCTTTGCTCGAAGGCCAGCCGGAACCGCCGTATTATTTCGCGGTGATGAAATCGGTCAATAAAGTCGGGCCGCAATTGATCAAAGACTTGCCGGAACCGAAAGAAATCGCATCAGCAACAGCTATCGAAGCACTTCTTGCAGAAGGCAAGCAAGTCCTCGATATGCGCCCGGCAGATGCCTATAGTAAAGGCCATATTCAAGGGACCATTAACATTCCGTTCAATAAATCCTTCGCGAACTGGGCAGGCTGGATTGTTGATTACGACAAGCCGCTCTATGTGTTGCTGGATACAGCAAAGCTTGATGAAGCCTTGACTGCCCTGCGTTCGGTGGGGATTGATGAAGTTTACGGATTTGCAGAAGCGGAAAATATCGTGTCACAAGCAGAAAACTTGGCTTCTTACGACAATGTGTCGCCAATCGAAGCGCAAGAAATGGCCGAAAAAGGCCAAGCTTATGTGCTCGATGTCCGCAATCAAACAGAGTTTGACGAAGGGCATATCGATAACGCTCGGCACATTATGGTCGGTACCTTGAAAAACCGCTTGGATGAAATCGATACAGACAAAACAATCATCGTCCAATGCCAGGCCGGTGCCCGCTCCGCTATCGCAGCGAGTGTCTTAAAAGCGAACGGCATCGACAATTTAGTGAATATGACAGGCGGCTACAACAAATGGCAACAAGATGTCGCAGCCGTGAAACAATAA
- a CDS encoding enoyl-CoA hydratase-related protein, translated as MYETIKTDLSDGILTLTLNRPNKMNAYTEQMNAELLDFYRNVDADDDVRVIVVTGAGRAFCAGMDLSEGGSTFASEQSAEDYRDLGGQVSNQIYEVKKPIIAAINGPAVGIGLTMTLPMDIRIVKKDAKIGFVFGRRGIGPEASSGWFLPRIVGIGKALEWTLTGRYIPTAEAVDAGLMQYESDDPLEKAYEIARGIVDNTAATSNSFTRQLLWKMLGADHPYESHITESKFLHWAGHNADADEGIQAFVDKRKAEFPMKASELPDFFKEKT; from the coding sequence TTGTACGAAACCATTAAAACCGATTTATCGGACGGAATCCTTACATTGACTTTAAATCGCCCAAATAAAATGAATGCTTACACAGAACAAATGAATGCAGAGCTTTTGGACTTCTATCGCAACGTCGATGCGGACGATGATGTACGTGTCATCGTAGTTACTGGAGCAGGACGAGCGTTTTGTGCTGGCATGGATTTGTCCGAAGGCGGTTCGACCTTCGCTTCTGAACAAAGCGCAGAGGACTACCGGGACCTTGGCGGACAAGTCAGTAATCAAATCTATGAAGTGAAAAAACCGATCATTGCTGCAATTAATGGCCCCGCGGTGGGCATCGGCCTGACGATGACTTTGCCGATGGATATTCGCATCGTCAAAAAGGATGCGAAAATCGGTTTTGTCTTTGGACGCCGTGGCATCGGTCCGGAAGCTTCCTCAGGCTGGTTTTTGCCGCGTATCGTCGGGATCGGCAAAGCGCTCGAATGGACATTGACGGGCCGCTATATTCCAACGGCTGAAGCGGTGGATGCTGGGCTTATGCAATACGAGTCGGACGATCCGCTTGAAAAAGCCTACGAAATTGCCCGCGGGATCGTGGATAATACCGCCGCCACCTCAAATAGCTTCACGAGACAATTACTATGGAAAATGCTTGGGGCAGATCATCCTTATGAATCACATATCACAGAATCGAAGTTTCTTCATTGGGCAGGACATAACGCGGATGCGGACGAGGGCATACAAGCTTTTGTCGACAAGCGCAAAGCCGAGTTTCCGATGAAAGCGAGCGAACTGCCTGATTTCTTCAAAGAAAAAACATGA